Proteins from one Fragaria vesca subsp. vesca linkage group LG6, FraVesHawaii_1.0, whole genome shotgun sequence genomic window:
- the LOC101306539 gene encoding probable serine/threonine-protein kinase At1g09600-like encodes MGLICGKPSAVEDSRESPPKRSSLASSKRHSDIKIPRLNSSKREVVRSKDRLDGGAAAGAAVKVMLIDKAINGSVRLYDDQNKSKKIENAGITVLDHPGSRRIPKVTVAEQVAAGWPGWLSTAAPEAIDGWIPRRADTFQKLNKIGQGTYSSVYKARDVLNDKFVALKKVRFDNLDPESVKFMAREILFLRRLDHPNVIKLEGLITSRTSSSLYLVFEYMEHDLTGLASRPGINFSEPQLKCYMQQLLSGLNHCHSHGVLHRDIKGSNLLVDNNGILKIADFGLASFYDPHHSVPLTSRVVTLWYRPPELLLGASKYGVAVDLWSTGCILGELYSGKPILPGKTEVEQLHKIFKLCGSPSEDYWRKLHLRHSTVIRPPQPYRRCVAETFKDLPTTALQLMESLLSVDPANRGTAAIALNSEYFTTTPLPCEPSSLPKYPPSKEIDAKLREEEARRQGAIAGRAQKVELSSRGPPSAISASNANAESTTSAQKRQGYSNPNIRSEMFNPHREEAVSSFIIDPTKQLRTDKDARKDFSEHRNKRTSVSGPLIHGPAWAKSGKELGDSNRTNLSKLSGLVLARTTAPSEDQKERPGTSRPEITRQVGRFQGSFDGEDFTKKQDQMRHTQRIPSSHQIEDEKANLSGRGPKGNKIYVSGPLLVSSNNVDQMLKEHDRRIQEYARRARLDKTRSGKQGTGNSSSASRH; translated from the exons ATGGGTTTGATATGTGGCAAGCCTTCTGCGGTCGAAGATAGCCGGGAAAGCCCACCAAAAAGATCATCTTTGGCTTCAAGTAAGAGACACTCGGACATCAAGATTCCACGGTTGAATTCTTCTAAGAGAGAGGTTGTTCGTAGTAAAGATAGGTTGGATGGTGGTGCTGCAGCTGGTGCTGCTGTAAAAGTTATGTTGATTGACAAGGCAATCAATGGTTCTGTGCGATTATATGATGACCAGAATAAGAGTAAGAAGATAGAAAATGCTGGGATTACTGTTCTTGATCATCCGGGTTCAAGAAGAATTCCAAAGGTTACTGTGGCTGAGCAGGTAGCGGCTGGGTGGCCTGGTTGGCTCTCTACAGCTGCACCTGAAGCTATCGATGGCTGGATACCTCGTCGTGCTGATACTTTCCAGAAGTTAAATAAA ATTGGGCAAGGAACTTATAGCAGTGTTTACAAGGCCCGTGATGTCCTGAATGATAAATTTGTTGCTTTGAAAAAAGTAAGATTTGATAATCTTGACCCTGAGAGTGTCAAGTTTATGGCAAGGGAAATCCTTTTCTTGCGTAGGCTTGATCATCCCAATGTAATAAAATTGGAAGGATTGATTACATCTCGGACATCTAGCAGCTTATACCTTGTTTTTGAGTATATGGAACATGATCTTACAGGACTTGCTTCACGCCCAGGGATTAATTTCTCTGAACCTCAG CTTAAGTGCTATATGCAGCAGCTTCTGAGTGGACTTAATCACTGTCATAGTCATGGTGTTTTGCACCGTGACATAAAGGGGTCAAATCTTCTTGTTGACAACAATGGAATCTTGAAAATTGCGGACTTTGGCTTGGCCAGCTTTTATGATCCACATCACAGTGTTCCACTGACAAGCCGTGTTGTAACTCTCTGGTATCGACCTCCAGAACTTTTACTTGGAGCCTCAAAATATGGGGTTGCAGTAGATCTGTGGAGCACTGGTTGCATTTTAGGAGAATTATATTCTGGAAAACCTATCCTTCCAGGAAAAACAGAG GTGGAACAGTTGCATAAAATTTTTAAGCTCTGTGGCTCGCCATCTGAGGATTATTGGCGGAAATTACACTTAAGGCATTCAACAGTGATTAGACCCCCACAACCATATAGAAGATGTGTTGCAGAGACTTTTAAGGACCTTCCTACTACTGCTCTGCAGCTTATGGAAAGTTTACTATCCGTGGATCCTGCTAATCGAGGAACTGCTGCTATTGCTCTCAATAGTGAG TACTTTACTACCACACCTCTGCCTTGTGAGCCTTCAAGTTTGCCCAAGTACCCCCCAAGCAAAGAGATTGATGCAAAACTGAGAGAAGAAGAAGCTAGAAG GCAAGGAGCAATTGCAGGAAGGGCCCAGAAAGTAGAACTCTCAAGCAGAGGACCGCCCTCAGCAATTTCTGCATCAAATGCTAATGCTGAGTCAACTACGTCAGCACAG AAAAGACAAGGATATTCCAATCCAAATATCCGAAGCGAAATGTTCAATCCTCATAGGGAAGAAGCTGTTTCTAGCTTCATTATCGATCCAACCAAACAGTTGCGAACGGATAAAGATGCTAGAAAGGATTTCTCAGAGCACCGTAATAAGAGGACTTCAGTATCCGGACCACTCATCCATGGACCTGCATGGGCTAAATCTGGGAAGGAACTTGGTGATTCTAATAGAACTAACTTGTCAAAATTATCTGGTTTAGTTTTGGCTAGGACGACAGCTCCTTCTGAAGATCAAAAAGAGAGACCAGGTACCTCACGGCCTGAAATAACAAGACAAGTAGGCAGATTTCAAGGGTCATTTGATGGAGAGGATTTCACCAAAAAGCAGGATCAGATGCGTCACACGCAGAGAATCCCTAGTAGTCATCAGATAGAAGATGAGAAAGCAAATCTG AGTGGCCGTGGTCCCAAGGGGAACAAAATTTATGTCTCTGGCCCATTACTTGTTTCGTCAAACAATGTTGACCAGATGCTTAAAGAGCATGATCGCCGGATCCAAGAATATGCTCGACGAGCGCGACTTGACAAGACTAGATCTGGGAAGCAAGGGACGGGAAACTCATCGTCTGCTTCAAGGCATTGA
- the LOC101314685 gene encoding probable L-type lectin-domain containing receptor kinase VII.2-like codes for MNPFCKLSLMSSRPTFFLCLNTSTIIIQLTFLILSCLSNTVSSTNEFVFNTNFNSSSLLLNGNATIQSSILSLTNESTTFSLGRALYSQKIRTKLANSSSPLPFSTSFIFSLAPVQHLQPGHGFAFVFLPFSDLTGASSSQHLGLFNFTNNGDPNTNILGIEFDVFKNQEFEDPNDNHVGVDINSLTSIRSEAAGYWTSSEDGGNFKELKLNDGINYQVWIDFRGSTINVTMARAGVRKPQKPLITEVVDLSRVLLDEMYVGFSGATGALVESHRILSWSFSNSNFSIGDALVTQNLPSFVVSEASVFESKGFIVGVSVGGFLVICCGIFVYVLFVKTKQRKGDEETADIEVWESEYWPHRIDYQEIRKATEEFSEKNVIGTGGVGKVYKGVLGGEEVAVKRISHEGDHGLREFLAEVSSLGRLKHRNLVGLRGWCKKEKGSLILVYDFMKNGSLDKRLFDCTETMMLTWEERMKVLKDVACGILYLHEGWEAKIMHRDIKASNVLLDKDMKARLGDFGLARMHHPSELSGTTQVVGTVGYMAPELVRTGRASAEIDVFGFGILVLEVVCGRRPVEAGKPGLVDWIWTLMERGELIHGLDERLKSNSGYNIDEVERFLRLGLLCAHPEPRGRPTMRQVMKVLEGATDIGTDKTEGQQGEGIEVNLLQKMITTSMWSTYPLKLKGKAHPTFEDIKQSLCSSSSLFGSDIIRVGR; via the coding sequence ATGAATCCTTTCTGTAAGCTATCTTTAATGTCTTCTCGACCAACCTTCTTTCTCTGCCTCAATACATCAACCATAATCATACAACTAACATTTTTGATCCTCAGCTGCTTATCAAACACAGTTTCATCCACCAATGAGTTCGTCTTCAACACTAACTTCAACTCCTCCAGCCTCCTTCTCAATGGAAATGCCACAATCCAATCCTCCATCCTCAGCCTCACAAATGAATCAACAACTTTCTCCTTGGGACGTGCTCTGTATAGTCAGAAAATCCGCACAAAACTCGCCAACTCGTCATCTCCACTTCCCTTCTCGACCTCCTTCATATTCTCCCTTGCACCTGTCCAACATCTCCAGCCCGGCCATGGTTTTGCCTTTGTGTTCTTGCCCTTTTCAGATTTAACTGGTGCCAGCTCTTCTCAGCATTTGGGTTTATTCAACTTCACCAACAATGGTGATCCCAATACCAATATCCTCGGTATCGAATTTGATGTGTTCAAGAACCAAGAATTTGAGGATCCTAACGATAACCATGTTGGTGTGGATATTAACTCACTCACGTCTATTCGTTCAGAGGCTGCAGGCTACTGGACTAGTAGTGAAGATGGTGGGAATTTCAAGGAGTTGAAGCTCAATGATGGGATCAATTACCAAGTGTGGATTGATTTTCGGGGTTCCACTATCAATGTGACTATGGCTCGTGCTGGTGTTAGAAAGCCTCAGAAGCCGTTGATCACTGAGGTGGTTGATCTTTCTAGGGTGCTTCTGGATGAAATGTATGTGGGGTTTAGTGGAGCAACTGGGGCATTGGTAGAGAGCCATAGGATATTGTCTTGGAGCTTTAGTAATTCAAATTTTTCAATTGGTGACGCTTTGGTCACTCAGAATTTGCCTTCGTTTGTTGTTTCAGAGGCCTCTGTGTTTGAATCCAAAGGGTTTATTGTAGGAGTTAGTGTTGGTGGTTTTCTGGTGATTTGCTGTGGGATTTTCGTGTATGTGCTTTTTGTGAAGACCAAACAGAGGAAAGGGGATGAGGAAACAGCGGACATTGAAGTTTGGGAATCAGAGTATTGGCCACACCGGATTGATTATCAAGAGATTCGGAAGGCAACGGAGGAATTTTCAGAGAAAAATGTGATTGGAACTGGAGGGGTTGGGAAGGTCTATAAAGGGGTACTGGGAGGAGAAGAAGTTGCAGTTAAAAGAATTTCACATGAAGGTGATCATGGGTTGAGAGAGTTCTTGGCTGAGGTATCAAGCTTAGGAAGACTGAAGCATAGAAATTTAGTGGGATTGAGAGGTTGGTGCAAGAAAGAGAAAGGCAGCCTGATTTTGGTTTACGATTTCATGAAAAATGGGAGCTTGGATAAGAGGCTATTTGATTGCACCGAGACAATGATGTTGACTTGGGAAGAGAGAATGAAGGTCCTAAAAGATGTGGCTTGCGGGATATTGTATCTGCATGAAGGTTGGGAAGCTAAGATTATGCATAGAGACATCAAGGCAAGCAATGTGCTGCTTGATAAGGATATGAAAGCAAGGTTGGGGGATTTCGGGTTGGCCCGAATGCACCATCCAAGTGAACTGAGTGGCACGACACAAGTGGTTGGGACGGTGGGTTATATGGCACCAGAACTGGTTCGAACAGGACGAGCCTCAGCTGAGATTGACGTGTTTGGTTTCGGGATATTGGTCCTAGAAGTAGTCTGCGGAAGGAGACCGGTTGAAGCAGGGAAGCCAGGGTTGGTGGATTGGATTTGGACATTAATGGAAAGAGGGGAATTGATTCATGGTCTTGATGAGCGGTTGAAGAGTAACAGTGGATATAACATTGATGAGGTTGAGAGGTTTCTTCGTCTGGGTTTGTTGTGTGCACATCCTGAGCCTCGTGGTCGTCCTACAATGAGGCAAGTAATGAAAGTTCTGGAAGGAGCAACAGATATAGGCACTGATAAGACTGAAGGGCAACAAGGGGAAGGAATTGAAGTGAATTTACTGCAGAAAATGATAACAACCTCAATGTGGTCTACTTATCCACTGAAGCTGAAAGGAAAGGCACACCCTACATTTGAAGATATTAAACAATCTTTATGTTCTTCTTCATCGTTGTTTGGATCAGACATAATTCGAGTTGGTAGATGA